A section of the Lepus europaeus isolate LE1 chromosome 19, mLepTim1.pri, whole genome shotgun sequence genome encodes:
- the LOC133748687 gene encoding leukocyte-associated immunoglobulin-like receptor 2, producing the protein MSPRPATLLGLVLCLGQAIHSQPEAWPTPSISAEPGPPFLPGQPVTIVCRSPAGFDTFRLEKEGREVKNERSASPNQTEARFPFVTVDGTTGRYNCQYHKSGTWSERSGPLELVVTPEDVPRTSDPVSAVPSAPTSQEYPVLNGVRLGLAGVVLLILVAILAEAWHSKRRARQGCLGWTQQGALQGV; encoded by the exons ATGAGCCCACGGCCCGCCACCCTGCTGGGCCTTG ttctctgCCTGGGCCAGGCGATCCACTCCCAGCCGG AGGCCTGGCCCACACCCTCCATCTCCGCTGAGCCAGGCCCCCCGTTCCTCCCGGGGCAGCCCGTGACCATCGTGTGTCGGAGCCCTGCTGGGTTTGACACCTTCCGcctggagaaagaaggaagagaggtcAAGAATGAGAGGAGCGCGTCGCCTAACCAGACCGAGGCGCGGTTTCCCTTCGTCACCGTGGATGGAACCACTGGGCGGTACAACTGCCAGTACCATAAATCAGGCACCTGGTCTGAGCGCAGTGGACCACTGGAGCTGGTGGTGACCCCTGAGGACGTCCCCCGGACCTCCGACCCCGTCTCAGCTGTGCCCTCAG cccccacctcccaggaGTACCCGGTGTTGAACGGCGTCCGCCTGGGCCTGGCCGGGGTGGTCTTGCTGATCCTGGTGGCAATTCTGGCAGAAGCTTGGCACAGCAAGCGCAGGGCCCGGCAGGGGTGTCTGGGATGGACACAGCAGGGCGCCCTCCAAGGAGTTTAG
- the LOC133748745 gene encoding leukocyte immunoglobulin-like receptor subfamily B member 3: MGGGALIPALTALLCLGQCRAPGDGAQAGTLPKPSIWADPGPLVAVGSPVTLWCQGSLQAEVYRVHKEDSLQPWETRPPQDSRHKASFAIIQSMSSYYSGQYWCVYQTPLGLSQPSDSLTLVVTGMFPAPSLSAQPSPVVATGGNVSLSCGSDEEGTAHLLKEGGASPLHSLETRFSHGAGEWQATFLLGPMSSTQGGIYRCYRAHPNEPHAWSLPSDPLELQVTGMYKKPSLQAQPGPSVPWGATVALHCGSQEALDIFLLHREGSGAPPQRLCVPGQAMGAQATFTLGPVTSAHGGTYRCYGAHSTDPYLWSQPSDPLQLEVSGGREGQPLNPTEPTPALSGLPQLKVLLGVSVAAFLSLCLLLLLLLLLLRGRRHSKRRSESEPRKLRGPHRSSSPAAEAQDGLDAAVKHRHPEDSLLDTQAAEGPQVTYAQLSHTLQPEGRRATSSRSGQLPEACVYAALAVR, translated from the exons ATGGGCGGCGGGGCCCTGATCCCGGCCCTCACTGCCCTCCTCTGCCTGG GGCAGTGCCGGGCGCCAGGGGATGGGGCACAGGCAG GGACCCTCCCCAAGCCCTCCATCTGGGCTGACCCAGGCCCCCTGGTCGCCGTGGGGAGCCCTGTGACCCTCTGGTGCCAGGGGTCTCTGCAGGCTGAGGTCTATCGTGTGCATAAAGAGGACAGCCTACAGCCCTGGGAAACGCGGCCCCCACAGGACTCCAGACACAAGGCCAGCTTCGCCATCATCCAGTCCATGAGCTCCTACTACTCAGGGCAGTACTGGTGTGTGTATCAGACCCCGCTCGGCCTCTCCCAGCCCAGTGACTCCCTGACCCTGGTGGTGACAG GGATGTTCCCGGCGCCCTCCCTGTCAGCCCAGCCAAGCCCCGTGGTGGCGACAGGAGGGAACGTGTCCCTCTCCTGTGGCTCTGATGAGGAGGGCACTGCCCATCTGCTGAAGGAGGGCGGAGCCAGCCCCCTGCACAGCCTGGAAACCAGGTTCTCCCATGGGGCTGGGGAGTGGCAGGCCACCTTCCTCCTGGGCCCCATGAGCAGCACCCAGGGGGGCATCTACAGGTGCTACCGCGCTCATCCTAATGAGCCCCACGCCTGGTCCCTGCCCAGCGACCCCCTGGAGCTCCAGGTCACAG GAATGTACAAGAAACCCTCCCTGCAGGCCCAGCCGGGGCCCTCGGTGCCCTGGGGAGCGACGGTGGCCCTGCACTGTGGCTCCCAGGAGGCGTTGGACATCTTTCTCCTGCACAGGGAGGGCTCGGGCGCCCCTCCCCAGCGCCTGTGTGTCCCAGGCCAGGCCATGGGTGCTCAGGCCACCTTCACACTGGGTCCTGTGACCTCAGCCCATGGGGGGACCTACAGGTGCTACGGCgcccacagcaccgacccctaccTGTGGTCACAGCCCAGCGACCCCCTGCAGCTCGAGGTGTCAG gaGGCCGGGAGGGTCAGCCCCTCAACCCCACGGAGCCCACTCCTGCCCTGAGTG GTCTCCCTCAGCTGAAGGTGCTGCTCGGGGTCTCGGTGGCCGCCTTCCTCtcgctctgcctcctcctcctcctcctcctcctcctcctcagaggGAGGCGTCACAGCAAGCGCAGGTCAG AGTCGGAGCCCAGGAAGCTGAGAGGACCACACAGGAG ctccagcccagctgcAGAGGCCCAGGACGGCTTGG aCGCTGCTGTGAAACACAGGCATCCCGAGGACAGCCTGCTGGACACTCAG GCTGCTGAAGGCCCCCAGGTGACCTACGCCCAGCTGAGCCACACACTGCAACCAGAGGGGAGAAGGGCGACCTCCTCCAGGTCAGGACAGCT